CAAGCTGCGCGTCATCGGCATCCGATTGCGAGAGGTAGCTCTTGTCTTTCAGGCGCGAGGCGCGCTGCCATTCGCGCTCGGTGGTGGCCACCGAGGCCTGCGCGGAATCCTGCGAGGCCTTGCGGGATTCAATCGTGGCCTCGGCCGAACGGATGTCTTGGGTGTTGTTGGCCAGCGCGGCTTTGGCGGAATCCAGATTGGCCTGCGCCTGATTGAGGGCCTGCACATATTGCCGGTCATCGATCTTGGCCAGCACATCGCCTTTTTTCACCACCTGGAAATCCTGCACCGGAACGTCGGTGATGAAGCCCGAAAGCTGCGGGGCGATCGAGGTCAGGCGACCGCGGATATAGGCATCATTCGTCTGTGCGACAGAACTGCGGAAGGGGGGGATCTGCCATGCATAGAGGATGATCGACAGGCCGATCAGTCCGAAAGCAAGAGCGATAAGCGAGGGAAGGTAACGTTTTACGGACATTGGGGACTCATGCGGTTTGCGTCTGGAGACGCTCTTGGCGTTTGGTCCAGAGATAGTGGAGGATCAGGCAGGCCAGCGTGGCCAGAGCCAGATAATTGAGGGCGCGGAATGCATCGGCATAGGCCAGCACACTGGCTTGCACGCTGACACTGTTGGACAGGGCCGTCAGGGCCTCGGCCTTGATGATGGTGGGGTCCGCCGAGGTGGTGGCGTAAAGGGCCTTGAGCTGGGTCATCGTGCTGGTGACGATGGGGGCACCATCCCTCAGTTGCTCGTTCAGCAGTTGCGTATGCAGATTGGTGCGCAGCTGGACCATCGAGCGGAAGACCCCCGATCCGATCACCGCGCCAAGGCTCTGGCTGGCCAGAAAGACGGCAATGAAACTGAGCAGGTAGTTCGGGCTGCGCTTGAAGGCGCTCATCACCCCGTTGGCCATAGCCGTCGGCAGGAAGATCGTCGAGGCAAAGCCCAGCATGGCCTGACTGAGGAAGAACTGCTGCGGGCCGTATTGTGCTGTCACACGTGTATCCATTGCCAGCCCGACCGCCATCATCGCCAGCGCGGCCATGTGCATTTCGGGCATGCGCTCCATCTTGAAGGTCAGGGCGCAGACGATCCCCCCCGAGATGGTGGCGATGGTCACGATCAGGAACAGAAGCTGCTCTTGGTCATTGCTGTAGCCCAGCGTGTTCAAAAGGCGTGGAATGCCAACGGTCTGTTCGCTCAGCAGCATCCGCATCAGAAACAGTGCCGCAGCAAGCCGCAGGATCGGCCAGGAGGCCAGCCAGCGCAGATCGATCAGCGGGCGCTCGCGTTTGAGCTCTATCGCCACGAAGGCGGTGAGGCAGGTGACAGCCAGCGCGGCGACGCCGCCCAGCCATGTCGCATCGGTCCACCATACGGTG
The sequence above is drawn from the Thioclava sp. GXIMD4216 genome and encodes:
- a CDS encoding MFS transporter, with protein sequence MSETPHLHIPGVNPNPRDPSPKEQRPPPPFEPKPRLHVLGYVTASICVAIAMSLSQGFVTANSQRIAGDLGASQTEALWLTAAYMIPRASLSLMLVKLRTQYGLRNFAILSVACFALINFATLWVDGLHSAIVVEFFAGCASAPLASVAVLYMLEIMPLPKKTTLGLPLVMTFILVGTPLAYAISPSLYHHFNFLSLRQMEFGLSLLMIALIYILPLSPMPRAPVISVMDVLTFGLLAIGFGSIVVLFFWGTTVWWTDATWLGGVAALAVTCLTAFVAIELKRERPLIDLRWLASWPILRLAAALFLMRMLLSEQTVGIPRLLNTLGYSNDQEQLLFLIVTIATISGGIVCALTFKMERMPEMHMAALAMMAVGLAMDTRVTAQYGPQQFFLSQAMLGFASTIFLPTAMANGVMSAFKRSPNYLLSFIAVFLASQSLGAVIGSGVFRSMVQLRTNLHTQLLNEQLRDGAPIVTSTMTQLKALYATTSADPTIIKAEALTALSNSVSVQASVLAYADAFRALNYLALATLACLILHYLWTKRQERLQTQTA